Genomic DNA from Deltaproteobacteria bacterium:
GCGGTAAGTTATTAAGAAGGGTTGAATTCCAGTCAGCAGATATCCTCGGTCCTGAGGCAAGTGTGGATGAAATCAAAGACCTCATTAAGAGAAAGGGCATGGTCTTTATAAAGCCCTTGTTTAAGGGCGGTGTGGGCAAAAAAGGCAAATTAGGACTCATCGGCAAGGCTTCTGACATAACAGCAGCCCTTCAGGAAAAGGAAAGGCTATATTTTGCAAAACATCCATCAGGCACTGCAAAGGCTGACGGTGTTACATTTGAAGGGGCTGTGCCTGCCAAACATGAGGTGTATTTTTCAATATCAGAGTCTACAAAATTCCGTGCACCGACAATGACAATCACCCATCACGGCGGCGTTGACATAGAGGAACTCCCAAAGGCTCAAATCCAGGAAGTCCCCTTTGACCCGCTTACAGGGCTAAAGTCATTCCATATAGCAAACGCACTTGAGGAACTGGGCGCGCCGAGTGAAATCATAAGCCCGCTTGTTCAGAACCTTCCGAAACTCTGGACACTTTATAATAACTATGGGCTGAATGTGCTTGAACTGAATCCCATAAGGATGTCTCCTGATGCTGCAGGAAGGCTCGTGCCTGTTGCATGCGATTTTAAATGCTCCTTTGATATAGATGACCCTGCATGGAAGAGACTTGATTTACCCCCGCACCTCTTTGCCTCTGATTATTCAGAGTTTGAACAGGAAATCAATCAGTTAAGGACATATCAGGGGCAGAGCGATGTATTTGTTATAAATCCAAATGGCACAATTACAGCGCCTACATTCGGCGGCGGCGCCAATGCGCTTGTGACAGAACTCCTTGGAGAAAGGGCAACCATCTCATCCGATTTTGGAGGAAATCCTCCCTATGACAAGATGCTGAATATATCAAAGATAGTCTTCAAATACTGGCTCAAGCAGTCCAATGTGCTTTTTATCATAGGCGGCAAGGCGAACAATACGGATATATACGAGACATTCAGGGCAATGGCAGATGCACTGCGGTGGTATTTCCAGACCCATGGTCCTGTGCCGCTCTTTGTTGTTGTTGGAAGGGGCGGTCCAAACCTTATAAGGGGCATGTCATATATGAAGGATACAGTGGAGTCTTTAGGGCTGCCATACAGATTTTTCGGTTTTGACAGCGCAATGTCAGAGGTTGTCAATTACGCCCTTAAGGTGGATACATGGATGGAAAAGGAAGGGAAAAAACTTATAAAGGAAAAGATGGGGATCTCTTAAATAATTAAGAATTACGAATTATGAATTACGAATTAAAGGAGAGATTATTATGCATAAAGTAGGGGTAAAGAAATTTCCATATTATGTAGGGATTAACTCTTTAAAAGATATCGCAACAAAACAAGATAAGATTTGCGTCCTGAATATACTCGGCAATGAAAGTAAAAGCGTTACCCCTGTAAGCCATGAATATTCAGGAGGCAATGTGGTATTTGGCACAGGTCCAGGAAGGTCAGGACAGGTCCTTGAGACAAAACTCGGTCCGATACCTGTATATAATTCTATAAAAGAGGGCATGGCAGCAGGGCACAGGTTCAACACAGCAGTAATATATCTGCCGCCGTCAGGCGTAAAAGACGGTGTTGCTGAGGTTGTAATTAAAAACCCTGACTTAAAGAAGATAATAATACTCACAGAAAAGGTTTCTATCAATGATGCAAGAATCATAAGGGCAATATGCCAGACAAACGGTATTGATGTATTCGGAGGCAACTGCCTTGGTGTAGCGGATGCATGGAACCATATAAGGATTGGCGGGGCATTGGGCGGCAACAAACCTGAAGAGTCCCTTGTTAAAGGCTCTGTTGCTATCTATTCAAATTCAGGCAACTTTACAACAACCATTGCAACCTATCTCATCACAAATGGATGGGGCACAACCATATCCATATCCAGCGGAAAGGATGTATATATCCATTTTGCCCCAAGGGAATTTTTTAATGCACTTGATAATGATGAAAGGAGCAAGGGCGCTGTAATATATGCTGAACCCGGCGGCTACTATGAATGTGAACTCGATATAAATAAGCCAACTGTTGCCTGTGTTGTTGGTCGGTGGAAGGCAAAACTTACAAAGGCATGCGGCCATGCCGGCTCCCTTGCCGGCTCAGGCGATGATGCAAAGGCAAAGGAAAAATGGTTTATGGACTATTTTGGCGTCAATGACATTTATACGCCTGAAAAGCCTGTATTCAGCAAGAAAGGGGCGGTTGTTACAAATATAGCGCATATACCTGAGGCGCTTACAAAGGTTATGGAATTAAATAAAATCAAGCCTGATTTTGCGCCTATGGGAGACCTTTCATTAAAGTGCTGGTTTGGAAACAATCAGGGCATAAAACTTTCAAAAGAACTTGATGTAAATATTGTTCCTGCAATTCCGCCTTATAATGAACAGATAGAGATAATAAGCAAACAGGTTGGCGCCCAGTATCCAAGGCAGTCCATGAAAGATTGCAGCGGCGCATCCATGATGGATGCAAAAACACAGGTAACAAAGGTTCATAATGTTTCTATTCTTGACGCATCAAAAAAATCACTGGAAGAAAATTTGGTCTTTTCCCTTATCAAGGATTATCCTGACGCATATGGAAAAGGTCTTGCGAATATAGCATTCAATGCCTATGTAAATATGAATGGAGATAATGCCGTTATTGCTGCAGACGCATCAAGGGATGCTGAAAACTCGCCAAATACTGTGCTGTCGTCTAGTATATCAATAATCGGCAAGGGCAGGGTTAAAAATGCTATGGATGCATCAGCCCTTTTATCAGAACTATTCCAGCACACGAAGATTCAGAATGCGTCCGATAAATTTGATTATTCAAATATCCTGAAGGGATTGAATGCAGAGCAGAAGGGTTTGTTGAAAATAGAAAAGAATGACACCCTTGCAGACATACTGCTTGCACAAACTAAAAAACTCGGCAAATCTGTATTTATAGATTTCGTTAAGGATGCCGCTGACAGCAAGCCTTCATCTGATGCGCTCCTTGCTGCAATATGGACAACCATTGCGTGGGGTGCCTTAATGAAGAAAAAGATTTCAAGGACAACCATTATAAGCCTGCCTTGGTATTCAAGAATCTTCTCTAGTTTTGTAGGCTCAAGCGTTTCTTCTGATAAACATAAAAAAGACAGTTTCTGCGGTGTGGACAATAAAGAACTCATTGAAAAATGGAGTTTCACAGAAACCGCATTCCTTGCCCTCATCGGAAGGAAT
This window encodes:
- a CDS encoding carboxylate--amine ligase codes for the protein MQLTGLQWGGKLLRRVEFQSADILGPEASVDEIKDLIKRKGMVFIKPLFKGGVGKKGKLGLIGKASDITAALQEKERLYFAKHPSGTAKADGVTFEGAVPAKHEVYFSISESTKFRAPTMTITHHGGVDIEELPKAQIQEVPFDPLTGLKSFHIANALEELGAPSEIISPLVQNLPKLWTLYNNYGLNVLELNPIRMSPDAAGRLVPVACDFKCSFDIDDPAWKRLDLPPHLFASDYSEFEQEINQLRTYQGQSDVFVINPNGTITAPTFGGGANALVTELLGERATISSDFGGNPPYDKMLNISKIVFKYWLKQSNVLFIIGGKANNTDIYETFRAMADALRWYFQTHGPVPLFVVVGRGGPNLIRGMSYMKDTVESLGLPYRFFGFDSAMSEVVNYALKVDTWMEKEGKKLIKEKMGIS
- a CDS encoding CoA-binding protein, producing the protein MHKVGVKKFPYYVGINSLKDIATKQDKICVLNILGNESKSVTPVSHEYSGGNVVFGTGPGRSGQVLETKLGPIPVYNSIKEGMAAGHRFNTAVIYLPPSGVKDGVAEVVIKNPDLKKIIILTEKVSINDARIIRAICQTNGIDVFGGNCLGVADAWNHIRIGGALGGNKPEESLVKGSVAIYSNSGNFTTTIATYLITNGWGTTISISSGKDVYIHFAPREFFNALDNDERSKGAVIYAEPGGYYECELDINKPTVACVVGRWKAKLTKACGHAGSLAGSGDDAKAKEKWFMDYFGVNDIYTPEKPVFSKKGAVVTNIAHIPEALTKVMELNKIKPDFAPMGDLSLKCWFGNNQGIKLSKELDVNIVPAIPPYNEQIEIISKQVGAQYPRQSMKDCSGASMMDAKTQVTKVHNVSILDASKKSLEENLVFSLIKDYPDAYGKGLANIAFNAYVNMNGDNAVIAADASRDAENSPNTVLSSSISIIGKGRVKNAMDASALLSELFQHTKIQNASDKFDYSNILKGLNAEQKGLLKIEKNDTLADILLAQTKKLGKSVFIDFVKDAADSKPSSDALLAAIWTTIAWGALMKKKISRTTIISLPWYSRIFSSFVGSSVSSDKHKKDSFCGVDNKELIEKWSFTETAFLALIGRNPSQDELFEFSMLLGLIISNGPGTISAQGCKGGVSADGPEDPTRIQINKAFVGFLTHTGFAHGGNGYEAIAFLIDRFKDKNLKSPADKNHGLNLKAIADEYAKWYGKYKAKEKAAGNIEYMKVPCVNHPVFKGKAVNYDPRERFVHSLFEEKGIYNMFLDFYHNLVQSLFDNKVSENVYCVNVDAVIAVILLKMVWQPFKTGKITEKEIETAAFTTFLFGRMIGCAAEIDDHINRGRNMDTRTAASSCVFVG